A genomic segment from Lignipirellula cremea encodes:
- a CDS encoding WD40 repeat domain-containing protein has translation MHRMQTCWAICLLGLCAVGMAPRPAAAQTPADMLPPVVTAVKMQPGGDLFATAGDDHLVRIWNRETGELERRLDGHLDWVRTVAFSPDGAALVTGGNDRTIVVWNPATGEQLAQLGDKSRAIASMAFSPDGKTLAVVGFEQSLQLFDFPAGTLNRTLDCPCRDMRCVAFSPNGTLLASAGRTGQIRLWNVAAGDQPRDLPVHRRRVRGMAFSPDGSQIASASEGGEVRITAVDSGQGFELPRLSAKALSLVYVDRNTLAVGCSDNTIRIWNLSNRTEIKQLRGHTGSVSTLDSDKGTLISGSFDASQRQWPVGGSGAAGPQLGGLPANRK, from the coding sequence ATGCACCGAATGCAAACCTGCTGGGCGATCTGCTTGCTGGGTCTTTGCGCTGTGGGAATGGCGCCGCGTCCTGCCGCTGCGCAAACCCCTGCCGATATGCTGCCGCCGGTCGTAACCGCGGTGAAAATGCAGCCCGGAGGCGATCTGTTTGCGACCGCTGGCGACGATCATCTGGTAAGAATCTGGAACCGCGAAACGGGCGAACTGGAACGTCGCCTGGACGGGCATCTGGACTGGGTACGCACGGTGGCATTCTCCCCCGACGGCGCCGCGCTGGTGACGGGCGGTAACGATCGCACGATTGTCGTGTGGAACCCGGCGACCGGCGAGCAACTGGCCCAGCTGGGCGACAAGTCGCGAGCAATCGCCAGCATGGCTTTCAGCCCGGACGGCAAAACCCTGGCAGTGGTTGGCTTTGAACAGTCGCTGCAGCTGTTTGACTTTCCTGCGGGAACGTTGAACCGCACTCTGGACTGCCCCTGCCGCGACATGCGGTGCGTCGCCTTCAGCCCGAACGGCACGCTGCTGGCAAGCGCCGGCCGCACCGGACAGATTCGCCTGTGGAATGTTGCCGCTGGCGATCAGCCGCGGGACCTGCCCGTACACCGGCGCCGCGTGCGGGGCATGGCGTTCAGCCCCGATGGCAGCCAGATCGCATCGGCCAGCGAAGGCGGCGAGGTGCGGATCACGGCGGTCGACAGCGGTCAAGGCTTTGAACTGCCGCGACTGTCGGCCAAGGCATTGTCGCTGGTATACGTCGACCGGAATACGCTGGCGGTGGGATGCAGCGACAACACGATTCGGATCTGGAACCTGTCGAACCGGACCGAAATCAAACAGCTTCGCGGCCATACGGGCAGCGTGAGCACGCTGGATTCTGACAAAGGGACGCTCATTTCCGGTTCCTTTGACGCCAGCCAGCGGCAGTGGCCCGTCGGCGGATCCGGCGCCGCGGGGCCCCAACTGGGCGGCCTGCCCGCCAATCGCAAGTAG
- a CDS encoding FG-GAP repeat domain-containing protein translates to MAARNRLLRLIVLAVLLCGGLAGAVQPAAAVIHPTFTPVELVKTSRAICLVEVKTTGNQVRFQPQQTLHGSADLLPGAAVLPDGLRPDWPVGPQVGLLFLLNGKADDHHVVLHLAGVWREVHRQGDDYRLAPDGRELQGVWHGDTRMLAHAVRWCLAEPRADFPTAAGITWQKELPVVATLPAPIQAAQALFEPDARRASLWALGPHSSRLLPLTPAAAVGTSTTNGSPADEITGDGPHFCWLDFDQDGRLDLLLASQQSLRLQQRDQAGAWQATDPLPSPQPILALAAWQGGPAAAAIVATAAGWSQAVYRQEKLQLLPLAPRAQLLQGDCRLLVADLTGDGLADLVELSDQGLQFLQGQPDQQFAPPVEIAPETAAASFRAGDLQAGDFNNDGALDLLLVQEQRLRLLTNDGRGRFRELTTGTGDAATAAKVQAAVVLDWNFDGRQDLAVLLDAEEATSLSPGEEPRPDVTSAQRQARFYFNRGFFSFADAPELARDVPAGEPSWQRLAAGDFLGEGMPAIALLGSTGRVQLLQREASTGLRLGVSLAGGSSPAVVTAASGKRSIGAFLVRPGETAFIATPAKGPLAFSWQHQGKVQSLRVLVLRPGVQAVLSR, encoded by the coding sequence ATGGCTGCCAGGAATCGCCTGCTTCGCCTGATCGTTCTCGCCGTACTGTTGTGCGGCGGACTGGCGGGGGCAGTTCAACCCGCCGCCGCGGTGATCCATCCGACCTTCACGCCGGTCGAACTGGTCAAAACCAGCCGGGCCATCTGCCTGGTGGAAGTCAAGACGACCGGCAACCAGGTACGCTTCCAGCCGCAGCAAACCCTGCACGGGTCGGCCGACCTGCTCCCCGGCGCCGCAGTCCTGCCCGACGGACTTCGCCCGGACTGGCCCGTCGGACCGCAGGTGGGGCTGCTCTTTCTACTCAACGGCAAAGCGGACGATCACCACGTCGTGCTGCACCTGGCCGGAGTTTGGCGGGAAGTACATCGCCAGGGCGATGACTATCGTCTGGCGCCCGACGGACGGGAACTCCAGGGCGTCTGGCACGGCGATACCCGCATGCTGGCCCACGCGGTTCGCTGGTGTCTGGCGGAACCCCGGGCCGACTTCCCCACCGCCGCCGGCATCACCTGGCAAAAAGAACTGCCGGTCGTCGCAACGTTGCCGGCCCCCATCCAGGCCGCCCAGGCGCTGTTCGAACCGGACGCCCGCCGGGCTTCGCTCTGGGCGCTCGGCCCGCACTCCAGTCGCCTGCTGCCGCTGACGCCTGCTGCAGCAGTTGGCACGTCCACTACGAACGGCTCTCCGGCGGACGAAATTACTGGCGACGGTCCGCATTTCTGCTGGCTCGATTTTGACCAGGACGGCCGCCTGGACCTGCTGCTGGCAAGCCAGCAATCGCTGCGTCTGCAGCAACGCGATCAGGCCGGAGCCTGGCAGGCGACCGATCCGCTTCCCTCCCCCCAGCCGATCCTGGCCCTGGCCGCCTGGCAAGGCGGTCCCGCAGCAGCAGCGATCGTCGCCACTGCCGCGGGCTGGTCGCAGGCCGTGTACCGACAAGAAAAACTCCAGCTGCTGCCGCTGGCGCCGCGGGCGCAACTCCTGCAGGGCGACTGCCGGTTGCTCGTCGCCGATCTGACCGGCGACGGACTGGCCGATCTGGTCGAGCTTTCCGACCAGGGCCTGCAGTTCCTGCAGGGCCAGCCCGACCAGCAGTTCGCTCCGCCCGTGGAGATCGCGCCCGAGACGGCCGCCGCGTCCTTCCGCGCTGGCGATCTGCAGGCGGGCGACTTCAATAATGACGGCGCCCTCGACCTGTTGCTGGTGCAGGAGCAGCGACTCCGACTGCTGACCAACGACGGCAGAGGCCGCTTCCGTGAGCTGACCACTGGAACAGGCGACGCCGCGACGGCCGCGAAAGTACAGGCCGCCGTTGTTCTCGACTGGAACTTCGACGGACGGCAGGACCTCGCCGTACTGCTTGATGCGGAGGAAGCCACTTCGCTATCTCCCGGCGAAGAGCCCCGACCGGATGTTACCTCGGCCCAGCGCCAGGCGCGATTCTACTTCAACCGGGGCTTCTTCAGCTTTGCCGACGCCCCGGAACTCGCGCGGGACGTTCCCGCCGGGGAACCGTCGTGGCAGCGCCTGGCGGCTGGCGATTTTCTGGGCGAGGGAATGCCTGCAATCGCCCTGCTGGGATCCACCGGACGGGTGCAGTTGTTACAGCGCGAAGCCTCCACCGGTCTGCGTCTGGGAGTCTCGCTGGCGGGCGGATCGTCGCCGGCGGTGGTGACTGCCGCCAGCGGCAAACGCTCGATCGGCGCCTTTCTTGTTCGGCCGGGCGAGACGGCGTTCATCGCGACGCCTGCCAAAGGACCGCTGGCATTCTCGTGGCAGCATCAGGGCAAAGTGCAGTCGCTGCGAGTGCTGGTGCTGCGGCCTGGCGTGCAAGCAGTACTGTCGCGCTGA
- the hisG gene encoding ATP phosphoribosyltransferase produces MSDENIIRFAVPKGRLQKSASELFEQAGIPFLDYHEDQKTYRAGLSVPGVFVKLLKPQEIPILVARGAYDIGISGLDWYCESRCQRNVDDLVDLQFGKVDIVLAVMDSWDDVNSLDDLFRKFPATGARDSLRIWTEYINLADQMVLQAQETEASIVSPYPIARERHSSISIYHSFGATESKPPEDGEAVIDNTQTGTTLRANALKIIHKVLAGSTAHLFANRRSLLEPKKRVIIEMMRDKLSSALGADRRRSRAALGHLDW; encoded by the coding sequence ATGTCTGACGAAAATATCATTCGCTTTGCCGTGCCGAAGGGTCGCTTGCAAAAATCGGCTTCGGAACTGTTTGAACAGGCAGGCATCCCGTTCCTGGACTATCACGAAGACCAGAAAACCTATCGCGCCGGACTCAGCGTGCCGGGCGTCTTTGTCAAACTGCTCAAACCGCAAGAGATCCCGATCCTGGTCGCCCGCGGCGCCTACGACATTGGCATTTCCGGTCTGGACTGGTACTGCGAGTCGCGCTGCCAGCGGAATGTCGACGATCTGGTCGATCTGCAGTTTGGCAAAGTCGATATCGTGCTGGCGGTGATGGATTCCTGGGACGACGTCAACAGCCTCGACGATCTGTTCCGCAAGTTCCCCGCCACCGGCGCCCGGGATTCGCTCCGCATCTGGACGGAATACATCAACCTGGCCGATCAAATGGTGCTCCAGGCGCAGGAGACGGAAGCCTCGATCGTGAGCCCTTACCCGATCGCCCGGGAACGGCACTCTTCGATTTCTATTTACCACTCCTTCGGCGCGACGGAATCCAAACCGCCCGAAGACGGTGAAGCGGTGATCGACAACACGCAGACCGGCACGACCTTGCGGGCCAACGCCCTGAAGATCATCCACAAAGTGCTGGCGGGCTCCACCGCCCACCTGTTCGCCAACCGGCGCTCCCTGCTGGAGCCGAAGAAGCGGGTCATCATTGAAATGATGCGCGACAAGCTCTCTTCCGCCCTGGGCGCCGATCGCCGTCGATCCCGCGCCGCTTTGGGCCACCTCGACTGGTAA
- a CDS encoding PP2C family protein-serine/threonine phosphatase: MRRSNNQDNFTVALASDEPFWQLRGHLFVVADGMGAHAAGELASKITVDTIPSLYHKFRDLPPPQALERALQEANAEVNRKGQANPDFHNMGTTCSALALLPQGAIAAHIGDSRIYRLRGDLFEQLTFDHSLVWEMRAAAKLPEGSDLAASLPKNVITRSLGPNATVKIDLEGPFPIQVGDAFLLCSDGLSGQLTDAEIGLVVSLLSPHEAAQSLIDIANLEGGPDNITVIIAKAVSPEAASPPDVKPFASSGGKVVPQPHPGVWAVFGAVAFLSVLFALLQWYPAAGVIGLAAIGILGFALYQWFQSLEGKKEPTRQRFGRGPHARVKVEPNAEFLTKIGNLVRKLRETAREMEWSIDYTDIDENLNRSASANDQGDLAAAVTAQIRALSDLMEQARRQPDKRSSDSSIDLV; the protein is encoded by the coding sequence ATGCGCCGGTCGAACAACCAGGACAACTTTACGGTTGCGCTAGCCAGCGATGAACCGTTCTGGCAGTTGCGCGGACACCTGTTTGTTGTCGCCGATGGGATGGGCGCCCACGCTGCGGGCGAGTTAGCCAGCAAAATCACCGTCGATACGATCCCTTCGCTGTATCACAAGTTTCGCGATCTGCCGCCGCCCCAGGCGCTGGAGCGGGCCCTCCAGGAAGCGAATGCCGAGGTCAATCGTAAAGGCCAGGCGAACCCTGACTTCCATAACATGGGCACCACGTGCAGCGCCCTGGCGCTGCTGCCCCAGGGAGCGATCGCCGCGCACATTGGCGACAGCCGGATCTATCGCTTGCGGGGCGACCTGTTTGAACAGCTGACCTTCGACCACAGCCTGGTCTGGGAAATGCGGGCGGCCGCCAAACTGCCGGAAGGCTCCGACCTGGCGGCTTCGCTCCCCAAGAATGTGATTACCCGCTCGCTGGGTCCAAACGCCACGGTCAAGATTGACCTCGAAGGGCCGTTTCCCATTCAGGTGGGTGATGCATTCCTGCTCTGCAGCGACGGCCTGTCGGGCCAACTGACCGACGCCGAAATTGGCCTGGTCGTTTCGCTCTTGTCGCCCCACGAGGCGGCCCAGTCGCTGATCGATATCGCCAATCTTGAAGGCGGCCCCGACAACATTACCGTGATCATCGCCAAAGCGGTCAGTCCCGAAGCAGCCAGTCCGCCCGATGTCAAACCGTTTGCTTCCAGCGGAGGCAAAGTCGTCCCACAACCGCATCCCGGCGTCTGGGCCGTGTTTGGCGCCGTGGCGTTCCTGTCGGTCCTGTTCGCGCTGCTGCAGTGGTACCCGGCGGCAGGCGTGATTGGACTCGCGGCCATCGGCATTCTGGGTTTTGCTTTGTACCAGTGGTTCCAGAGCCTGGAGGGGAAGAAAGAGCCGACCCGCCAGCGCTTTGGCCGCGGACCCCATGCCCGGGTTAAAGTCGAGCCGAACGCAGAGTTCCTGACAAAAATCGGCAACCTGGTGAGAAAGCTCCGAGAAACGGCCAGAGAAATGGAATGGTCGATTGACTATACCGACATTGACGAGAACCTGAATCGTTCCGCCTCCGCTAACGACCAAGGCGACCTGGCCGCCGCCGTAACGGCCCAGATTCGCGCGTTGAGCGATCTCATGGAACAGGCTCGCCGCCAGCCGGACAAACGGTCCAGCGACTCCTCCATCGATCTGGTCTAG